A genome region from Geminicoccus roseus DSM 18922 includes the following:
- a CDS encoding alkene reductase produces MTSLFDPIRLGQIQAPNRMFMAPLTRGRGTRAHVPTPLMADYYRQRASAGLIISEAIGISQQGLGWAYATGLWNQEQVDGWASVVEAVHAEGGRIVAQLWHMGRIVHPSFLDGGQSVSASATTAPGFAHTYAGKQPHAQARALEVDEIPAILDDYRKAARNALAAGFDGVQIHAANGYLIDQFLRAAANHRTDAYGGSIENRMRLLVQVVEAVAGAIGADRTGVRLSPNGDSQGVTDPDPVPLFRAAATELGRIGIAFLELREPGPDGTRGKPDHPPVHPAIRQAFTGPLVLNSDYDGPKAQAALDRGEADAIAFGRGFLANPDLPDRIRHGLPLAPDDMETWYTQGPEGYTDYPRAAPVHADAAAG; encoded by the coding sequence ATGACCTCGCTGTTCGACCCGATCCGCCTGGGCCAGATCCAGGCTCCCAACCGCATGTTCATGGCGCCCCTGACCCGCGGCCGCGGCACCCGGGCGCATGTGCCGACCCCGCTGATGGCCGACTACTACCGCCAGCGCGCCTCGGCCGGCCTGATCATCAGCGAGGCGATCGGGATCAGCCAGCAGGGCCTGGGCTGGGCCTATGCCACCGGGTTGTGGAACCAGGAGCAGGTCGACGGCTGGGCGTCGGTCGTGGAGGCGGTCCATGCCGAGGGCGGCAGGATCGTGGCGCAGCTCTGGCACATGGGCCGGATCGTCCACCCGAGCTTCCTGGACGGCGGCCAGAGCGTGTCGGCCTCGGCCACCACCGCGCCGGGCTTCGCCCACACCTATGCCGGCAAGCAGCCCCACGCGCAGGCCCGCGCGCTGGAGGTGGACGAGATCCCGGCGATCCTGGACGACTACCGCAAGGCCGCCCGCAACGCGCTGGCCGCCGGGTTCGACGGCGTGCAGATCCACGCCGCCAACGGCTACCTGATCGACCAGTTCCTGCGCGCCGCCGCCAACCACCGCACCGACGCCTATGGCGGCTCGATCGAGAACCGCATGCGCCTGCTGGTCCAGGTGGTCGAGGCGGTGGCCGGCGCCATCGGCGCGGACCGCACCGGAGTCCGGCTCTCGCCGAACGGCGATTCCCAGGGCGTCACCGATCCCGATCCGGTGCCGCTGTTCCGCGCCGCCGCGACCGAGCTCGGCCGGATCGGCATCGCGTTCCTGGAGCTGCGCGAGCCGGGGCCGGACGGCACCCGCGGCAAGCCGGACCACCCGCCCGTCCACCCGGCGATCCGCCAGGCGTTCACCGGCCCGCTCGTGCTCAACTCCGACTATGACGGGCCGAAGGCCCAGGCGGCGCTGGACCGGGGCGAGGCCGACGCCATCGCGTTCGGGCGCGGCTTCCTGGCCAACCCGGACCTGCCCGACCGGATCCGCCACGGCCTCCCACTGGCCCCGGACGACATGGAGACGTGGTACACCCAGGGGCCGGAGGGCTACACCGACTATCCGCGCGCCGCGCCGGTCCATGCGGATGCCGCCGCCGGCTGA
- a CDS encoding cytochrome c has product MRLRRWIMGVVAAGALLVGGFLVLAWRFPIPPVDPPAASGFEPALVRRGQELALLGDCRTCHTAKGGQELAGGLPMPTPFGTIYSTNITPDPATGIGSWSEAAFARAMREGVNRLGQHLYPAFPYDHFTRIGDEDLRALYAYVMTRDPVQALVPPNRLVFPVNIRLVLAGWKLLFLDQGRFVPDPSRDAAWNRGKYLVDGLGHCGGCHTPRNLMGAEEAGRALAGGQAEGWDAPALGPASPAPVPWDEAALRQYLRQGFHPLHGSARGPMAPVVRNLADAPDSDVAAIAHYLASLGSGAGGAGPGPAGPHRPVPAGDAAAPGRRAASAGLQAATPAAPDQPGAALYAAACASCHESGRELPLGAVDLGLSTALAGPGPANLVNLVLEGVPAESGQAAPVMPGFAGMLSDAQLVDLAGYLRGAFTDKPAWTGIEAVVRTARAAARPAMPTAHPAGAPR; this is encoded by the coding sequence ATGCGGCTGCGACGGTGGATCATGGGAGTCGTGGCGGCGGGCGCCCTTCTGGTCGGCGGCTTCCTGGTCCTGGCCTGGCGGTTTCCGATCCCGCCGGTCGACCCGCCCGCCGCCTCCGGCTTCGAGCCCGCCCTGGTCCGCCGGGGCCAGGAGCTGGCGCTGCTGGGCGACTGCCGGACCTGCCACACCGCCAAAGGCGGCCAGGAACTCGCGGGCGGCCTGCCGATGCCGACCCCGTTCGGCACGATCTATTCCACCAACATCACCCCCGATCCCGCGACTGGCATCGGCAGCTGGTCCGAGGCGGCGTTCGCCAGGGCGATGCGGGAGGGGGTGAACCGGCTGGGGCAGCATCTCTACCCGGCCTTTCCCTACGACCACTTCACCCGGATCGGCGACGAGGACCTGCGGGCTCTCTACGCCTACGTGATGACCCGCGATCCGGTGCAGGCCCTGGTCCCGCCGAACCGGCTGGTGTTCCCGGTCAACATCCGGCTGGTGCTGGCCGGCTGGAAGCTCCTGTTCCTGGACCAGGGCCGCTTCGTGCCCGACCCGTCCCGGGACGCCGCCTGGAATCGCGGCAAGTACCTGGTCGACGGGCTCGGCCATTGCGGCGGCTGCCACACGCCGCGCAACCTGATGGGCGCCGAGGAGGCGGGCCGCGCCCTGGCCGGCGGCCAGGCGGAGGGCTGGGATGCGCCGGCGCTGGGACCGGCCTCGCCGGCACCGGTGCCCTGGGACGAGGCGGCCCTGCGCCAGTACCTGCGCCAGGGCTTCCACCCGCTGCACGGCAGCGCCCGGGGCCCGATGGCGCCGGTGGTCCGCAACCTGGCGGACGCGCCCGACAGCGACGTCGCCGCCATTGCCCACTACCTGGCCTCCTTGGGGAGCGGCGCGGGCGGCGCCGGGCCAGGTCCGGCCGGGCCGCACCGGCCGGTGCCGGCGGGGGATGCCGCGGCGCCCGGGCGCCGGGCGGCTTCCGCGGGCCTGCAGGCCGCCACGCCGGCTGCCCCGGACCAGCCCGGCGCCGCCCTGTACGCCGCCGCCTGCGCGTCCTGCCACGAGAGCGGCAGGGAGCTGCCGCTGGGGGCGGTGGACCTGGGCCTGTCGACGGCGCTCGCCGGACCGGGCCCGGCCAACCTGGTGAACCTGGTGCTGGAGGGCGTGCCGGCCGAGAGCGGGCAGGCCGCCCCGGTGATGCCGGGCTTTGCCGGCATGCTGTCCGACGCGCAGCTGGTCGATCTTGCCGGCTACCTGCGCGGCGCGTTCACCGACAAGCCTGCCTGGACCGGGATCGAGGCCGTGGTCCGCACGGCGCGCGCCGCCGCCAGGCCTGCCATGCCAACCGCCCATCCGGCCGGAGCGCCCCGATGA
- a CDS encoding (2Fe-2S)-binding protein has protein sequence MTILNVNGQDHDVQASPDTPLLYVLRDELGLNAAKYGCGLGQCGACTVMLGGDAVFSCVTPVMLAAGRRVTTLEGLGSAAEPGPLQQAFIDEQAAQCGYCIPGMMMRAQALLERDPAPTDQAIRAELEPHLCRCGTHMRILRAVRRAADAMQTQMAFELGAEQ, from the coding sequence ATGACCATTCTCAACGTCAACGGCCAGGACCATGACGTCCAGGCCAGCCCGGACACGCCGCTGCTCTACGTGCTGCGCGACGAGCTCGGGCTGAACGCTGCCAAATATGGCTGCGGGCTCGGCCAATGCGGCGCCTGCACGGTGATGCTGGGGGGCGACGCGGTGTTCTCCTGCGTCACCCCGGTCATGCTGGCGGCTGGCCGCCGGGTCACCACCCTGGAAGGGCTGGGCAGCGCTGCCGAGCCCGGCCCGCTGCAGCAGGCCTTCATCGACGAGCAGGCGGCGCAATGCGGCTACTGCATCCCCGGGATGATGATGCGGGCGCAGGCGCTGCTGGAACGCGACCCGGCGCCCACCGACCAGGCGATCCGCGCCGAGCTGGAGCCGCATCTGTGCCGCTGCGGCACCCACATGCGCATCCTGCGCGCGGTGCGGCGCGCCGCCGACGCCATGCAGACCCAGATGGCGTTCGAGCTGGGAGCGGAACAATGA
- a CDS encoding xanthine dehydrogenase family protein molybdopterin-binding subunit, producing MSVRLSRRPVLAGLGGLVLGFRLGPALAQTETGKGGGLPVRGLPGSLDDTPRLDAWIRVDRNGAATVLTGKAELGQGLKTALLQVAAEELKLAPGSLSLVTADTGRTPDEGYTAASHSMRDSGTAIRHAAAQVREILIGRAAARWGLPAAGLVARNGMVHAPDGRRLGYGELVDDQLLSADAQPTSRLTDPAEFTVMDRPLPRIDLPGKVTGAAAYVQDMRPAGMLHARVVRPPSYGAELVAVPAARVEQMAGVVRVVRDGRFLAVVAEEEWTAIQAMRTLAALAEWRENASLPDQDALAATLMALPAEDTVIHDSGSPGAGGQEVSGTFTRPFLAHGSIGPSCAVALADEDGLTVWTHSQGVFPLRGAIAAMLDLPEDRVRCIHAEGAGCYGQNGADDVAADAALIARAIPGRPIRVQWMREQEHGWEPFGPGMVVALRAAVGADGAVAAWHHEVWSQSHMMRPGPPGTLLAARHKADPAPPAPPVQLAQPQGGGDRNAIPLYAFAQARVVHHFLPDMPLRGSSMRSLGGYLNVMAIESSMDDLALLSGQDPVQFRLRHLQDARAREVVLAAARRFAWDSRPAGPGGTGCGFAFARYKNLEAYCAVAMEVAVDRESGQVAIRRVAAAVDTGQIVNPDGVRNQIEGGIVQAASWTLFERVSFDRTRITSVDWSAYPILRFSDLPDTVEVELLDRPGLPFLGVAEAAQGPAGAALANAIRDATGQRLHDLPLDPQRIRTAILTGQNDRLSNKR from the coding sequence ATGAGCGTGCGGCTGTCCCGGCGCCCGGTCCTGGCCGGGCTCGGCGGGCTGGTGCTGGGCTTCCGCCTGGGGCCGGCGCTGGCGCAGACTGAGACCGGCAAGGGCGGCGGCCTGCCGGTGCGGGGGCTGCCCGGCAGCCTCGACGACACGCCGCGCCTGGACGCCTGGATCCGGGTGGACCGGAACGGGGCGGCGACGGTGCTGACCGGCAAGGCCGAGCTCGGCCAGGGCCTCAAGACCGCGCTCCTCCAGGTCGCCGCCGAGGAGCTGAAGCTTGCGCCCGGCAGCCTGTCCCTGGTCACCGCCGACACCGGGCGCACCCCCGACGAGGGCTACACCGCTGCCAGCCATTCCATGCGCGATTCCGGGACCGCCATCCGCCACGCGGCGGCACAGGTCCGCGAGATCCTGATCGGCCGCGCCGCCGCGCGCTGGGGCCTCCCGGCTGCCGGCCTGGTGGCCAGGAACGGCATGGTGCACGCACCCGATGGCCGGCGGCTGGGCTATGGCGAACTGGTCGACGACCAGCTCCTTTCGGCGGACGCCCAGCCGACGTCGCGGCTGACCGATCCCGCCGAGTTCACGGTGATGGACCGGCCGCTGCCGCGGATCGACCTTCCGGGCAAGGTCACCGGGGCTGCGGCCTATGTCCAGGACATGCGCCCGGCCGGGATGCTGCACGCCCGGGTGGTGCGCCCGCCGAGCTATGGGGCGGAGCTGGTCGCGGTTCCGGCCGCCCGGGTGGAGCAGATGGCCGGGGTCGTGCGGGTGGTGCGCGACGGCCGCTTCCTGGCGGTGGTGGCCGAGGAGGAGTGGACGGCGATCCAGGCGATGCGCACCCTGGCCGCGCTGGCCGAATGGCGGGAGAACGCCAGCCTGCCGGACCAGGACGCGCTCGCCGCAACCCTGATGGCGCTGCCGGCCGAGGACACCGTGATCCACGATTCCGGGTCGCCCGGGGCCGGCGGGCAGGAGGTTTCCGGCACCTTCACCCGGCCGTTCCTGGCCCATGGCTCGATCGGCCCGTCCTGCGCGGTGGCGCTGGCCGACGAGGACGGGCTGACGGTCTGGACCCACAGCCAGGGCGTGTTCCCGCTGCGCGGCGCGATCGCGGCGATGCTGGACCTGCCCGAGGACAGGGTGCGCTGCATCCATGCCGAGGGGGCCGGCTGCTATGGCCAGAACGGGGCGGACGACGTCGCCGCGGATGCGGCCCTGATCGCGCGGGCGATCCCCGGCCGGCCGATCCGGGTGCAGTGGATGCGCGAGCAGGAGCATGGCTGGGAGCCGTTCGGCCCCGGCATGGTGGTGGCGCTGCGGGCGGCGGTGGGCGCGGACGGCGCGGTGGCCGCCTGGCACCACGAGGTCTGGAGCCAGTCGCACATGATGCGGCCGGGGCCGCCCGGCACGCTGCTGGCCGCGCGGCACAAGGCGGATCCCGCCCCGCCGGCCCCGCCCGTGCAGCTGGCGCAGCCGCAAGGCGGCGGCGACCGCAACGCGATCCCGCTCTATGCCTTCGCCCAGGCCCGGGTGGTGCATCATTTCCTGCCGGACATGCCCCTGCGCGGCTCCTCGATGCGCTCGCTCGGCGGCTACCTGAACGTGATGGCGATCGAGAGCAGCATGGACGACCTGGCGCTCCTGTCCGGGCAGGACCCGGTGCAGTTCCGGCTGCGCCACCTGCAGGACGCGCGCGCCCGGGAGGTGGTGCTGGCGGCGGCCCGGCGGTTCGCCTGGGACAGCCGGCCGGCCGGCCCGGGCGGGACCGGCTGCGGCTTCGCCTTCGCACGCTACAAGAACCTCGAGGCCTATTGCGCGGTCGCCATGGAGGTCGCGGTGGATCGCGAAAGCGGGCAGGTCGCGATCCGGCGGGTGGCGGCGGCGGTGGATACCGGCCAGATCGTCAACCCGGACGGGGTGCGCAACCAGATCGAAGGCGGGATCGTGCAGGCGGCCAGCTGGACCCTGTTCGAGCGGGTGAGCTTCGACCGGACCCGGATCACCTCGGTGGACTGGTCGGCCTACCCGATCCTGCGCTTCTCCGACCTGCCCGACACGGTCGAGGTGGAACTGCTGGACCGGCCGGGCCTGCCGTTCCTGGGCGTGGCCGAGGCGGCGCAGGGACCGGCCGGAGCTGCCCTGGCCAACGCGATCCGCGACGCGACCGGGCAGAGGCTGCACGACCTGCCGCTCGACCCGCAGCGGATCCGGACCGCGATCCTGACGGGCCAGAACGACCGCCTGAGTAACAAGCGTTAA
- a CDS encoding choice-of-anchor I family protein, which yields MDDATNQETWTIPDVQGDDHVSPLLGRQVEVTGIVTALSSNGFYLQDPQGDGDDATSDAVFVFTRSAPTVAVGDELSVAGMVSEFTPGGASSGNLSTTQISLSTSTLLSSGNALPAATVIGQDGRQAPGQVIDDDGLSSFDPNSDGIDFYESMEGMRVEVRDAVAASPTNAFGEIALLPDGGEGAGVRTDAGGIALRPDDANPERIIVDDALVANPPAVNVGDRFDGPVTGVLDYSFGNFKLLNTEALPAASPGGLERESSELVGGADQLTVATFNVLNLDPSDGSPNPGSDDQLTRLSQDIVQRLNSPDIIAVQEIQDNDGPTDSGVTNAEVTLQRLVDGIAQSGGPTYEFVQIAPENNQDGGQPGANIQVAYLYNPERVGFVPQGEAGPTDEVQVVDGEDGAGLSLNPGRVDPGSPAFAENEQIGFEGTRKSLAAQFEFQGEDVFLVNNHFKSKSGDEPLFGENQPAFQNTLAQRVFQADEVNDFVDDLLQARPDANVVVLGDMNDFEFSETLKILAGDQLTNLVDQLPQSDRYSFNFDGNSQALDHLLVSTSLAGRAEIDIVHLNADFAEGGRSSDHDPVLARFDFGDGSEEGRLELVGRITPESGLPQAAGAEIVAHDPETQRLFITNGANGSVDVVSIADPTAPERLFSIDVDQVIEGGSVTSVAVKDGLVAVAVKNPDPAAEGFVALFDADGTYQGGAEVGVGPDHVGFTPDGTRVLTANEGEPVEGGDPQGSVSIVDVATPGFLKTSTEIGFGGFDAKVEELRDQGVRIFPNTLPSTDFEPEYLSVSADGKTAMVTLQENNAVAILDLETRQLTGIVPLGLKNHDQAGNGLDASDRDDGIAIDNWPVFGMYMPDNIASFQSGGATYYVIANEGDDRGEDERVKDLDLDPTAFPDADELQADEQIGRLGVSGIDGDTDGDGDHDVLQSYGARSFSVLDASGKIVFDSGDQFEQIIAKHLPEYFNSDNEENDSFDSRSDNKGPEPEGIAVGEVDGTPYAFVGLERVGGIMVFDLSDPHAPEFVTYMNSRDFSAPIDSLEAGDIGPEGLTFISAEDSPSGKPMIAVAHEISGTTALYEFTPPASEPGETFELQLLHASDLEGGVEAIDNAPNFAAIVEGLEQQAANTLVLSAGDNYLPGPFLNAAADPVFSENGVFNSVYNQLFGLDADGYAALERGAGRIDVSIMNVIGFDASAVGNHEFDLGTSAFASIIAADQGDADGVADDGWVGAQFPYLSANLDFSGDGALAGLFTGEILPSSDIASGPDQSEAGLDLPKLAPATVVDVNGEKIGVVGATTQLVETISSTGGVTVTGEPGGNDMAQLAEVLNPVIDQLQAQGIDKIVLASHLQQISLEEELVGLLDGVDIVIAGGSDTILADADDTLHPGDLAEAGYPILTENADGDAAVIVSTDGEYSYVGRLNVTFDADGVIIPDSIDPAMNGPIATTADNVAAIWGEADPFADGSKGALVAELVDAVSDIVAEQDGNVFGSTEVFLEGRRELVRTEETNLGDLSADANLAYARSVDPEVQVSIKNGGGIRSFIGEIGQDGSLLPPQGNPDAGKEPGDVSQLDIVNSLRFNNALSIVTTTAEGLKELLEHGVAATGEGSSPGQFPQVGGVAFSFDPDLEPGARVQSLAIVDEDGQVVDEVVQGGEVVGDAARAIKVTTLSFLADGGDGYPFPELISDRVDLFDEDAPALTGDAVFAPDGTEQDALAEYLAASFGETPFAIAETPADQDERIQNLALREDGVFMNPAGLTETLVPDMAAVA from the coding sequence ATGGATGATGCGACGAACCAGGAAACCTGGACGATTCCGGACGTCCAGGGCGACGATCATGTCTCGCCCCTGCTCGGCCGCCAGGTCGAGGTGACCGGCATCGTCACCGCCTTAAGCTCCAACGGCTTCTACCTGCAGGACCCGCAGGGCGACGGCGACGACGCCACCTCCGACGCGGTGTTCGTGTTCACCCGATCCGCCCCGACCGTGGCGGTGGGCGACGAACTTTCGGTGGCCGGCATGGTGTCCGAGTTCACGCCTGGCGGCGCTTCCAGCGGCAACCTCTCCACCACCCAGATCAGCCTGTCCACCAGCACGCTGCTCTCCAGCGGCAACGCCCTGCCGGCGGCCACCGTGATTGGCCAGGATGGCCGCCAGGCGCCGGGCCAGGTGATCGACGACGACGGCCTGTCCAGCTTCGATCCGAACAGCGACGGCATCGACTTCTACGAGAGCATGGAAGGCATGCGGGTCGAGGTCCGCGACGCGGTGGCGGCGAGCCCGACCAACGCGTTCGGCGAGATCGCGCTCCTGCCGGACGGCGGCGAGGGTGCGGGTGTCCGCACCGATGCCGGCGGGATCGCCCTTCGCCCGGACGACGCCAACCCCGAGCGGATCATCGTCGACGACGCGCTGGTGGCGAACCCGCCCGCGGTGAATGTCGGCGACCGGTTCGACGGGCCGGTGACCGGCGTGCTCGACTACAGCTTCGGCAACTTCAAGCTGCTCAACACCGAGGCTCTCCCGGCGGCAAGCCCGGGCGGCCTGGAGCGCGAGAGCAGCGAGCTCGTCGGCGGCGCCGACCAGCTCACGGTCGCGACCTTCAACGTCCTGAACCTGGACCCGTCCGACGGTTCGCCCAATCCCGGCAGCGACGACCAGCTCACCCGGCTGTCCCAGGACATCGTCCAGCGCCTGAACAGCCCGGACATCATCGCCGTCCAGGAGATCCAGGACAATGACGGCCCGACCGACAGCGGCGTCACCAATGCCGAGGTGACCCTGCAGCGCCTGGTCGACGGCATCGCCCAGTCCGGCGGCCCGACCTACGAGTTCGTGCAGATCGCCCCGGAGAACAACCAGGATGGCGGCCAGCCCGGCGCCAACATCCAGGTGGCCTATCTCTACAACCCCGAGCGGGTCGGCTTCGTCCCGCAGGGCGAGGCCGGTCCCACCGACGAGGTCCAGGTGGTGGACGGCGAGGACGGCGCCGGCCTGTCGCTCAATCCCGGCCGCGTGGATCCCGGCAGCCCGGCCTTCGCCGAGAACGAGCAGATCGGCTTCGAGGGCACCCGCAAGTCCCTGGCCGCCCAGTTCGAGTTCCAGGGCGAGGACGTGTTCCTGGTCAACAACCACTTCAAGTCGAAGTCCGGCGACGAGCCCCTGTTCGGCGAGAACCAGCCGGCCTTCCAGAACACCCTGGCCCAGCGCGTGTTCCAGGCCGACGAGGTCAACGACTTCGTGGACGACCTGCTGCAGGCCAGGCCCGACGCCAACGTCGTCGTGCTGGGCGACATGAACGATTTCGAGTTCTCCGAGACGCTGAAGATCCTGGCCGGCGACCAGCTCACCAACCTGGTGGACCAGCTGCCGCAGAGCGACCGCTACAGCTTCAACTTCGACGGCAATTCCCAGGCGCTCGACCATCTGCTGGTCTCCACCAGCCTGGCCGGCCGCGCGGAGATCGACATCGTCCACCTGAACGCCGATTTCGCGGAAGGCGGTCGCTCCAGCGACCACGACCCGGTGCTGGCGCGCTTCGACTTCGGCGACGGCAGCGAGGAAGGCCGGCTGGAGCTGGTCGGCCGGATCACGCCGGAGAGCGGCCTGCCCCAGGCGGCCGGCGCCGAGATCGTCGCCCACGACCCCGAGACCCAGCGCCTGTTCATCACCAACGGCGCAAACGGCAGCGTCGACGTCGTCTCGATCGCCGATCCCACCGCGCCCGAGCGGCTGTTCTCGATCGATGTCGACCAGGTGATCGAGGGCGGCTCGGTCACCAGCGTCGCGGTGAAGGACGGCCTGGTCGCCGTCGCGGTGAAGAACCCCGACCCTGCCGCCGAGGGCTTCGTCGCCCTGTTCGATGCCGACGGCACCTACCAGGGCGGTGCCGAGGTCGGCGTTGGCCCGGACCATGTCGGGTTCACCCCCGACGGCACCAGGGTGCTCACCGCCAACGAGGGCGAGCCCGTCGAGGGCGGCGACCCGCAGGGCTCGGTCTCGATCGTCGACGTGGCGACGCCGGGCTTCCTGAAGACTTCCACCGAGATCGGCTTTGGCGGCTTCGACGCCAAGGTCGAGGAGCTGCGCGACCAGGGCGTGCGGATCTTCCCCAACACCCTGCCCTCCACCGATTTCGAGCCGGAATATCTGTCGGTCTCCGCCGACGGCAAGACCGCGATGGTGACCCTCCAGGAGAACAACGCGGTCGCGATCCTGGACCTGGAGACCCGGCAGTTGACCGGCATCGTGCCGCTCGGGCTGAAAAACCACGACCAGGCCGGCAACGGCCTGGACGCCAGCGACCGCGACGACGGCATCGCGATCGACAACTGGCCGGTGTTCGGCATGTACATGCCGGACAACATCGCGAGCTTCCAGTCGGGCGGCGCCACCTACTACGTGATCGCCAACGAGGGCGACGACCGCGGCGAGGACGAGCGGGTCAAGGATCTGGACCTCGACCCCACCGCCTTCCCCGATGCCGACGAACTGCAGGCCGACGAGCAGATCGGCCGGCTGGGCGTGTCCGGCATCGACGGCGACACCGACGGCGACGGCGACCACGACGTGCTGCAGTCCTATGGCGCCCGATCGTTCTCGGTGCTCGACGCGAGCGGCAAGATCGTCTTCGACAGCGGCGACCAGTTCGAGCAGATCATCGCGAAGCACCTGCCCGAATACTTCAACAGCGACAACGAAGAGAACGACAGCTTCGACTCTCGCAGCGACAACAAGGGTCCGGAGCCGGAAGGCATCGCGGTCGGCGAGGTCGACGGCACGCCCTATGCCTTTGTCGGGCTGGAGCGGGTCGGTGGCATCATGGTGTTCGACCTGAGCGACCCGCACGCGCCCGAGTTCGTGACCTACATGAACAGCCGCGATTTTAGCGCGCCGATCGACAGCCTGGAGGCCGGCGACATCGGGCCCGAGGGCCTGACCTTCATCAGCGCCGAGGACAGCCCGAGCGGCAAGCCGATGATCGCGGTGGCGCATGAGATCAGCGGCACCACCGCCCTCTACGAGTTCACCCCGCCGGCCTCCGAGCCCGGCGAGACCTTCGAGCTGCAGCTCCTGCACGCCTCTGACCTGGAGGGCGGCGTCGAGGCGATCGACAACGCCCCGAACTTCGCGGCCATCGTGGAGGGCCTGGAGCAGCAGGCGGCCAACACCCTGGTCCTGTCCGCGGGCGACAACTACCTGCCAGGGCCTTTCCTGAACGCCGCGGCCGACCCGGTGTTCAGCGAGAACGGCGTGTTCAACAGCGTCTACAACCAGCTCTTTGGGCTGGACGCGGACGGCTATGCGGCCCTGGAGCGCGGGGCCGGCCGGATCGACGTGTCGATCATGAACGTGATCGGCTTTGACGCCTCGGCGGTGGGCAACCACGAGTTCGACCTTGGCACCAGCGCCTTCGCCTCGATCATCGCCGCCGACCAGGGCGATGCCGACGGGGTCGCCGACGATGGCTGGGTCGGCGCCCAGTTCCCCTACCTCTCCGCCAATCTCGACTTCAGCGGCGACGGCGCGCTGGCCGGCCTGTTCACCGGCGAGATCCTGCCGTCCTCCGACATCGCCTCCGGCCCGGACCAGTCCGAAGCCGGCCTGGACCTGCCCAAGCTGGCGCCGGCCACCGTGGTCGACGTCAACGGCGAGAAGATCGGCGTGGTCGGCGCCACCACCCAGCTGGTCGAGACGATCTCCTCGACCGGCGGCGTCACGGTCACGGGCGAGCCCGGCGGCAACGACATGGCCCAGCTGGCCGAGGTGCTGAACCCGGTGATCGACCAGCTCCAGGCGCAGGGCATCGACAAGATCGTGCTGGCCTCGCATCTCCAGCAGATCAGCCTGGAAGAGGAACTGGTCGGCCTGCTGGACGGGGTCGACATCGTGATCGCCGGCGGCTCGGACACGATCCTGGCCGATGCCGACGACACCCTCCATCCCGGTGACCTGGCCGAGGCCGGCTATCCGATCCTCACCGAGAACGCCGACGGCGATGCCGCGGTGATCGTCAGCACCGACGGCGAGTACAGCTATGTCGGCCGCCTGAACGTCACCTTCGACGCCGACGGCGTGATCATCCCGGACAGCATCGACCCGGCCATGAACGGCCCGATCGCCACCACCGCCGACAACGTCGCGGCGATCTGGGGCGAGGCCGATCCGTTCGCGGACGGCAGCAAGGGCGCCTTGGTGGCCGAGCTGGTCGACGCGGTGAGCGACATCGTCGCCGAGCAGGACGGCAACGTGTTCGGCAGCACCGAGGTGTTCCTGGAAGGCCGGCGCGAGCTGGTCCGCACCGAGGAAACCAATCTGGGCGACCTCTCGGCCGACGCCAACCTGGCCTATGCCCGCTCGGTCGACCCGGAGGTGCAGGTCTCGATCAAGAACGGCGGCGGCATCCGCTCCTTCATCGGCGAGATCGGCCAGGACGGCAGCCTCCTGCCGCCGCAGGGCAACCCCGATGCCGGCAAGGAGCCGGGCGACGTCTCCCAGCTCGACATCGTGAACTCGCTTCGCTTCAACAACGCGCTCTCGATCGTCACCACCACCGCCGAGGGGCTGAAGGAGCTCCTGGAGCACGGCGTGGCCGCCACCGGCGAGGGCAGCTCGCCCGGCCAGTTCCCGCAGGTCGGCGGGGTCGCGTTCAGCTTCGACCCGGACCTCGAGCCCGGCGCGCGCGTCCAGTCGCTGGCGATCGTGGACGAGGACGGCCAGGTGGTCGACGAGGTGGTCCAGGGCGGCGAGGTGGTGGGCGACGCCGCAAGGGCCATCAAGGTCACCACCCTGTCCTTCCTGGCGGATGGCGGGGACGGCTATCCCTTCCCCGAGCTGATCTCCGACCGGGTCGACCTGTTCGACGAGGACGCGCCGGCGCTCACCGGCGACGCGGTGTTCGCGCCGGACGGCACCGAGCAGGACGCGCTGGCCGAGTACCTGGCGGCGAGCTTCGGCGAAACGCCGTTCGCCATCGCCGAAACCCCGGCGGACCAGGACGAGCGCATCCAGAACCTGGCGCTGCGCGAGGACGGGGTGTTCATGAACCCGGCCGGTCTCACCGAGACCCTGGTGCCGGACATGGCGGCGGTCGCCTGA